A genomic stretch from Hoplias malabaricus isolate fHopMal1 chromosome 4, fHopMal1.hap1, whole genome shotgun sequence includes:
- the creb3l2 gene encoding cyclic AMP-responsive element-binding protein 3-like protein 2 isoform X1 has protein sequence MEILEIGEPLIQWDRNLSELSEPCENDVMYSTHFTEFLDDLSQEALLGQLLSDPFLSGREEQMMDTEEELIPSSPVPPHIQAEHSYSLSGDSRPQSPLSHLPVETGSRSGDSDNEDWPAEQEEKQLKMEHLLCESPGLLPNLALTLSPEGPAIEPKATESALTLTLPQTTQASVVKEEEARCTTAASQAKQGQWPLGESREAEDHLAKIVGHIKFLLGATYDVLPTPQNLGQWIEDGNTFSPHIKLEPHEVDQFLNLSPKELEALQMPPTPPSSHGSDTEGSQSPVHPCAPASPTQTPAVLKVAPRASNSLANSPLLTAPHKLQGSGPLLLTEEERRTLIAEGYPVPTKLPLSKSEEKALKKIRRKIKNKISAQESRRKKKEYMDALEKKVETCSNENSELRRKVQNLESTNKSLLQQLQTLQVMVTGKVPRSCRMASTQTSTCLMVVVLCFAVFLGSFYQGLSPCSIVTKTDISRELNMQESYTATVKSRNLLAYEEHRGIEELQPSGLGGDYPEWDGQVNVMAVWHLDQQLRHKQAETQATELHPPFIQNNGTNMQKPLVINMNTHSTVQLSDETPKVIELERTVNKPS, from the exons CATTTCACTGAGTTTCTGGATGACCTATCACAAGAGGCCTTGCTAGGCCAGTTGCTGAGTGACCCCTTCTTATCTGGGAGAGAAGAACAAATGATGGACACTGAGGAGGAGCTGATCCCATCTTCTCCAGTGCCACCACACATCCAGGCTGAGCACAGCTATTCTCTGAGTGGCGACTCGCGCCCACAGTCCCCTCTGTCACACCTGCCTGTCGAAACAGGCAGCAGATCTG GAGACTCAGACAACGAAGACTGGCCAGCGGAACAGGAGGAAAAGCAGCTGAAAATGGAGcatctcctttgtgagtctccAGGCCTGCTGCCCAATCTGGCTCTCACCTTGTCCCCAGAGGGCCCTGCCATTGAGCCAAAGGCCACTGAATCAGCTCTAACACTCACCCTTCCACAGACCACACAGGCAAGTGTTGTAAAG gaagaggaggcgcggtgcacaacagcagcatcacaggcaaaacaaggccagtggccactgggagaatctagagaagcggAAGATCACTTGGCAAAAATTGTGGGTCATATAAAATTTTTGCTTGGAGCAACTTATGATGTCCTTCCAActccacaaaatcttggacagtgg ATAGAGGATGGTAATACATTTAGCCCTCATATTAAGCTGGAGCCACATGAGGTGGATCAGTTCCTCAATCTCTCTCCTAAAG AGCTGGAAGCCCTTCAAATGCCTCCTACTCCCCCAAGTTCTCAtggcagtgacacagagggcaGTCAGAGCCCTGTTCATCCCTGTGCCCCTGCCAGCCCAACACAGACTCCTGCTGTCCTCAAGGTAGCACCACGTGCCTCCAACTCACTCGCTAACTCGCCCCTGCTGACTGCCCCACAT AAACTGCAGGGCTCAGGGCCTCTGCTGCTGACAGAGGAAGAAAGAAGAACTCTGATTGCTGAGGGATACCCAGTCCCAACTAAACTGCCTCTGTCCAAGTCTGAGGAGAAGGCCCTCAAAAAGATtcgcagaaaaataaaaaacaag ATTTCAGCTCAAGAAAGCCgcagaaagaagaaagaataCATGGATGCCCTTGAAAAAAA GGTGGAAACATGCTCCAATGAGAACAGTGAGCTACGCAGAAAAGTTCAGAATCTAGAAAGTACTAATAA gtcTCTTTTGCAGCAGCTACAAACTCTGCAAGTCATGGTGACTGGGAAAGTCCCTCGCTCTTGCAGAATGGCCAGCACTCAGACATCCACATGTCTCATG GTTGTAGtgctctgttttgctgtgttccTGGGCAGCTTCTACCAGGGATTGAGTCCTTGCTCAATAGTCACAAAAACTGACATTTCCAGAGAACTCAACATGCAGGAGTCCTACACTGCTACAG TGAAATCCAGGAACCTGCTAGCCTATGAGGAACATCGGGGGATTGAGGAGTTACAACCCTCTGGACTGGGTGGGGACTATCCAGAGTGGGATGGTCAAGTAAATGTCATGGCCGTATGGCACTTGGACCAGCAGCTCAGACACAAACAGGCAGAGACACAGGCAACAGAGCTCCACCCACCCTTCATTCAGAACAATGGAACAAATATGCAAAAACCCCTTGTCataaacatgaacacacacag TACTGTTCAGTTGTCAGATGAGACTCCTAAAGTCATTGAGTTGGAGAGAACAGTGAACAAGCCATCATGA
- the creb3l2 gene encoding cyclic AMP-responsive element-binding protein 3-like protein 2 isoform X3, with product MEILEIGEPLIQWDRNLSELSEPCENDVMYSTHFTEFLDDLSQEALLGQLLSDPFLSGREEQMMDTEEELIPSSPVPPHIQAEHSYSLSGDSRPQSPLSHLPVETGSRSGDSDNEDWPAEQEEKQLKMEHLLCESPGLLPNLALTLSPEGPAIEPKATESALTLTLPQTTQASVVKIEDGNTFSPHIKLEPHEVDQFLNLSPKELEALQMPPTPPSSHGSDTEGSQSPVHPCAPASPTQTPAVLKVAPRASNSLANSPLLTAPHKLQGSGPLLLTEEERRTLIAEGYPVPTKLPLSKSEEKALKKIRRKIKNKISAQESRRKKKEYMDALEKKVETCSNENSELRRKVQNLESTNKSLLQQLQTLQVMVTGKVPRSCRMASTQTSTCLMVVVLCFAVFLGSFYQGLSPCSIVTKTDISRELNMQESYTATVKSRNLLAYEEHRGIEELQPSGLGGDYPEWDGQVNVMAVWHLDQQLRHKQAETQATELHPPFIQNNGTNMQKPLVINMNTHSTVQLSDETPKVIELERTVNKPS from the exons CATTTCACTGAGTTTCTGGATGACCTATCACAAGAGGCCTTGCTAGGCCAGTTGCTGAGTGACCCCTTCTTATCTGGGAGAGAAGAACAAATGATGGACACTGAGGAGGAGCTGATCCCATCTTCTCCAGTGCCACCACACATCCAGGCTGAGCACAGCTATTCTCTGAGTGGCGACTCGCGCCCACAGTCCCCTCTGTCACACCTGCCTGTCGAAACAGGCAGCAGATCTG GAGACTCAGACAACGAAGACTGGCCAGCGGAACAGGAGGAAAAGCAGCTGAAAATGGAGcatctcctttgtgagtctccAGGCCTGCTGCCCAATCTGGCTCTCACCTTGTCCCCAGAGGGCCCTGCCATTGAGCCAAAGGCCACTGAATCAGCTCTAACACTCACCCTTCCACAGACCACACAGGCAAGTGTTGTAAAG ATAGAGGATGGTAATACATTTAGCCCTCATATTAAGCTGGAGCCACATGAGGTGGATCAGTTCCTCAATCTCTCTCCTAAAG AGCTGGAAGCCCTTCAAATGCCTCCTACTCCCCCAAGTTCTCAtggcagtgacacagagggcaGTCAGAGCCCTGTTCATCCCTGTGCCCCTGCCAGCCCAACACAGACTCCTGCTGTCCTCAAGGTAGCACCACGTGCCTCCAACTCACTCGCTAACTCGCCCCTGCTGACTGCCCCACAT AAACTGCAGGGCTCAGGGCCTCTGCTGCTGACAGAGGAAGAAAGAAGAACTCTGATTGCTGAGGGATACCCAGTCCCAACTAAACTGCCTCTGTCCAAGTCTGAGGAGAAGGCCCTCAAAAAGATtcgcagaaaaataaaaaacaag ATTTCAGCTCAAGAAAGCCgcagaaagaagaaagaataCATGGATGCCCTTGAAAAAAA GGTGGAAACATGCTCCAATGAGAACAGTGAGCTACGCAGAAAAGTTCAGAATCTAGAAAGTACTAATAA gtcTCTTTTGCAGCAGCTACAAACTCTGCAAGTCATGGTGACTGGGAAAGTCCCTCGCTCTTGCAGAATGGCCAGCACTCAGACATCCACATGTCTCATG GTTGTAGtgctctgttttgctgtgttccTGGGCAGCTTCTACCAGGGATTGAGTCCTTGCTCAATAGTCACAAAAACTGACATTTCCAGAGAACTCAACATGCAGGAGTCCTACACTGCTACAG TGAAATCCAGGAACCTGCTAGCCTATGAGGAACATCGGGGGATTGAGGAGTTACAACCCTCTGGACTGGGTGGGGACTATCCAGAGTGGGATGGTCAAGTAAATGTCATGGCCGTATGGCACTTGGACCAGCAGCTCAGACACAAACAGGCAGAGACACAGGCAACAGAGCTCCACCCACCCTTCATTCAGAACAATGGAACAAATATGCAAAAACCCCTTGTCataaacatgaacacacacag TACTGTTCAGTTGTCAGATGAGACTCCTAAAGTCATTGAGTTGGAGAGAACAGTGAACAAGCCATCATGA
- the creb3l2 gene encoding cyclic AMP-responsive element-binding protein 3-like protein 2 isoform X4 — protein sequence MEILEIGEPLIQWDRNLSELSEPCENDVMYSTHFTEFLDDLSQEALLGQLLSDPFLSGREEQMMDTEEELIPSSPVPPHIQAEHSYSLSGDSRPQSPLSHLPVETGSRSGDSDNEDWPAEQEEKQLKMEHLLCESPGLLPNLALTLSPEGPAIEPKATESALTLTLPQTTQIEDGNTFSPHIKLEPHEVDQFLNLSPKELEALQMPPTPPSSHGSDTEGSQSPVHPCAPASPTQTPAVLKVAPRASNSLANSPLLTAPHKLQGSGPLLLTEEERRTLIAEGYPVPTKLPLSKSEEKALKKIRRKIKNKISAQESRRKKKEYMDALEKKVETCSNENSELRRKVQNLESTNKSLLQQLQTLQVMVTGKVPRSCRMASTQTSTCLMVVVLCFAVFLGSFYQGLSPCSIVTKTDISRELNMQESYTATVKSRNLLAYEEHRGIEELQPSGLGGDYPEWDGQVNVMAVWHLDQQLRHKQAETQATELHPPFIQNNGTNMQKPLVINMNTHSTVQLSDETPKVIELERTVNKPS from the exons CATTTCACTGAGTTTCTGGATGACCTATCACAAGAGGCCTTGCTAGGCCAGTTGCTGAGTGACCCCTTCTTATCTGGGAGAGAAGAACAAATGATGGACACTGAGGAGGAGCTGATCCCATCTTCTCCAGTGCCACCACACATCCAGGCTGAGCACAGCTATTCTCTGAGTGGCGACTCGCGCCCACAGTCCCCTCTGTCACACCTGCCTGTCGAAACAGGCAGCAGATCTG GAGACTCAGACAACGAAGACTGGCCAGCGGAACAGGAGGAAAAGCAGCTGAAAATGGAGcatctcctttgtgagtctccAGGCCTGCTGCCCAATCTGGCTCTCACCTTGTCCCCAGAGGGCCCTGCCATTGAGCCAAAGGCCACTGAATCAGCTCTAACACTCACCCTTCCACAGACCACACAG ATAGAGGATGGTAATACATTTAGCCCTCATATTAAGCTGGAGCCACATGAGGTGGATCAGTTCCTCAATCTCTCTCCTAAAG AGCTGGAAGCCCTTCAAATGCCTCCTACTCCCCCAAGTTCTCAtggcagtgacacagagggcaGTCAGAGCCCTGTTCATCCCTGTGCCCCTGCCAGCCCAACACAGACTCCTGCTGTCCTCAAGGTAGCACCACGTGCCTCCAACTCACTCGCTAACTCGCCCCTGCTGACTGCCCCACAT AAACTGCAGGGCTCAGGGCCTCTGCTGCTGACAGAGGAAGAAAGAAGAACTCTGATTGCTGAGGGATACCCAGTCCCAACTAAACTGCCTCTGTCCAAGTCTGAGGAGAAGGCCCTCAAAAAGATtcgcagaaaaataaaaaacaag ATTTCAGCTCAAGAAAGCCgcagaaagaagaaagaataCATGGATGCCCTTGAAAAAAA GGTGGAAACATGCTCCAATGAGAACAGTGAGCTACGCAGAAAAGTTCAGAATCTAGAAAGTACTAATAA gtcTCTTTTGCAGCAGCTACAAACTCTGCAAGTCATGGTGACTGGGAAAGTCCCTCGCTCTTGCAGAATGGCCAGCACTCAGACATCCACATGTCTCATG GTTGTAGtgctctgttttgctgtgttccTGGGCAGCTTCTACCAGGGATTGAGTCCTTGCTCAATAGTCACAAAAACTGACATTTCCAGAGAACTCAACATGCAGGAGTCCTACACTGCTACAG TGAAATCCAGGAACCTGCTAGCCTATGAGGAACATCGGGGGATTGAGGAGTTACAACCCTCTGGACTGGGTGGGGACTATCCAGAGTGGGATGGTCAAGTAAATGTCATGGCCGTATGGCACTTGGACCAGCAGCTCAGACACAAACAGGCAGAGACACAGGCAACAGAGCTCCACCCACCCTTCATTCAGAACAATGGAACAAATATGCAAAAACCCCTTGTCataaacatgaacacacacag TACTGTTCAGTTGTCAGATGAGACTCCTAAAGTCATTGAGTTGGAGAGAACAGTGAACAAGCCATCATGA
- the creb3l2 gene encoding cyclic AMP-responsive element-binding protein 3-like protein 2 isoform X2: protein MHFTEFLDDLSQEALLGQLLSDPFLSGREEQMMDTEEELIPSSPVPPHIQAEHSYSLSGDSRPQSPLSHLPVETGSRSGDSDNEDWPAEQEEKQLKMEHLLCESPGLLPNLALTLSPEGPAIEPKATESALTLTLPQTTQASVVKEEEARCTTAASQAKQGQWPLGESREAEDHLAKIVGHIKFLLGATYDVLPTPQNLGQWIEDGNTFSPHIKLEPHEVDQFLNLSPKELEALQMPPTPPSSHGSDTEGSQSPVHPCAPASPTQTPAVLKVAPRASNSLANSPLLTAPHKLQGSGPLLLTEEERRTLIAEGYPVPTKLPLSKSEEKALKKIRRKIKNKISAQESRRKKKEYMDALEKKVETCSNENSELRRKVQNLESTNKSLLQQLQTLQVMVTGKVPRSCRMASTQTSTCLMVVVLCFAVFLGSFYQGLSPCSIVTKTDISRELNMQESYTATVKSRNLLAYEEHRGIEELQPSGLGGDYPEWDGQVNVMAVWHLDQQLRHKQAETQATELHPPFIQNNGTNMQKPLVINMNTHSTVQLSDETPKVIELERTVNKPS from the exons CATTTCACTGAGTTTCTGGATGACCTATCACAAGAGGCCTTGCTAGGCCAGTTGCTGAGTGACCCCTTCTTATCTGGGAGAGAAGAACAAATGATGGACACTGAGGAGGAGCTGATCCCATCTTCTCCAGTGCCACCACACATCCAGGCTGAGCACAGCTATTCTCTGAGTGGCGACTCGCGCCCACAGTCCCCTCTGTCACACCTGCCTGTCGAAACAGGCAGCAGATCTG GAGACTCAGACAACGAAGACTGGCCAGCGGAACAGGAGGAAAAGCAGCTGAAAATGGAGcatctcctttgtgagtctccAGGCCTGCTGCCCAATCTGGCTCTCACCTTGTCCCCAGAGGGCCCTGCCATTGAGCCAAAGGCCACTGAATCAGCTCTAACACTCACCCTTCCACAGACCACACAGGCAAGTGTTGTAAAG gaagaggaggcgcggtgcacaacagcagcatcacaggcaaaacaaggccagtggccactgggagaatctagagaagcggAAGATCACTTGGCAAAAATTGTGGGTCATATAAAATTTTTGCTTGGAGCAACTTATGATGTCCTTCCAActccacaaaatcttggacagtgg ATAGAGGATGGTAATACATTTAGCCCTCATATTAAGCTGGAGCCACATGAGGTGGATCAGTTCCTCAATCTCTCTCCTAAAG AGCTGGAAGCCCTTCAAATGCCTCCTACTCCCCCAAGTTCTCAtggcagtgacacagagggcaGTCAGAGCCCTGTTCATCCCTGTGCCCCTGCCAGCCCAACACAGACTCCTGCTGTCCTCAAGGTAGCACCACGTGCCTCCAACTCACTCGCTAACTCGCCCCTGCTGACTGCCCCACAT AAACTGCAGGGCTCAGGGCCTCTGCTGCTGACAGAGGAAGAAAGAAGAACTCTGATTGCTGAGGGATACCCAGTCCCAACTAAACTGCCTCTGTCCAAGTCTGAGGAGAAGGCCCTCAAAAAGATtcgcagaaaaataaaaaacaag ATTTCAGCTCAAGAAAGCCgcagaaagaagaaagaataCATGGATGCCCTTGAAAAAAA GGTGGAAACATGCTCCAATGAGAACAGTGAGCTACGCAGAAAAGTTCAGAATCTAGAAAGTACTAATAA gtcTCTTTTGCAGCAGCTACAAACTCTGCAAGTCATGGTGACTGGGAAAGTCCCTCGCTCTTGCAGAATGGCCAGCACTCAGACATCCACATGTCTCATG GTTGTAGtgctctgttttgctgtgttccTGGGCAGCTTCTACCAGGGATTGAGTCCTTGCTCAATAGTCACAAAAACTGACATTTCCAGAGAACTCAACATGCAGGAGTCCTACACTGCTACAG TGAAATCCAGGAACCTGCTAGCCTATGAGGAACATCGGGGGATTGAGGAGTTACAACCCTCTGGACTGGGTGGGGACTATCCAGAGTGGGATGGTCAAGTAAATGTCATGGCCGTATGGCACTTGGACCAGCAGCTCAGACACAAACAGGCAGAGACACAGGCAACAGAGCTCCACCCACCCTTCATTCAGAACAATGGAACAAATATGCAAAAACCCCTTGTCataaacatgaacacacacag TACTGTTCAGTTGTCAGATGAGACTCCTAAAGTCATTGAGTTGGAGAGAACAGTGAACAAGCCATCATGA